A section of the Capra hircus breed San Clemente chromosome 23, ASM170441v1, whole genome shotgun sequence genome encodes:
- the LOC102187855 gene encoding olfactory receptor 2G3-like — protein sequence MAMINESLAGDFILVGFSDNPQLEKILFAVVLISYLLTLVGNTAIILISYLDPMLHTPMYYFLTHLSFVDLCFTTSIAPQLLWNLHGPYKTISPTGCAIQLYVSLALGSTECVLLAVMAFDRYAAVCRPLHYATVMHSRLCQSLVGMAWLSGVGNTLIQSTITLRLPRCGNRRIYHFICEVPAMVKLACVNIHANEVQLFMASLVLLLLPLTLILISYGCIAQAVMRIRSAQAWRKALGTCGSHLLVVTLFYGTITAVYIQPNSSYAHSQGKFITLLYTVVTPTLNPLIYTLRNKDVKGALKRLVQKDRAQQSEKL from the coding sequence ATGGCGATGATTAATGAGAGTTTGGCAGGGGATTTCATATTGGTGGGCTTCTCCGATAACCCGCAGCTTGAGAAGATCCTCTTTGCGGTTGTGTTAATCTCCTATCTCCTGACACTGGTTGGCAACACAGCAATCATCTTGATCTCTTATCTGGATCCCATGCTCCACACACCCATGTATTATTTTCTTACCCATCTCTCCTTTGTTGACCTCTGCTTTACCACCAGCATCGCTCCCCAACTGCTATGGAACCTCCATGGTCCATACAAGACCATCAGTCCTACAGGCTGTGCCATTCAACTCTATGTATCCCTGGCGCTGGGATCCACTGAATGTGTTCTCCTAGCTGTCATGGCGTTTGATCGCTATGCTGCTGTTTGTCGGCCACTCCATTATGCCACAGTTATGCACTCACGACTTTGCCAGTCTCTGGTAGGAATGGCATGGTTGAGTGGAGTGGGCAACACCCTAATTCAGAGCACCATCACCCTTCGGCTGCCCCGCTGTGGGAACCGCAGGATTTACCACTTCATCTGTGAAGTGCCTGCCATGGTCAAGTTGGCCTGTGTAAACATTCATGCCAATGAGGTGCAGCTCTTCATGGCTTCCTTGgtgcttctcctcctccctctgacaCTTATCTTGATCTCATATGGATGCATTGCTCAAGCAGTAATGAGGATCAGGTCAGCTCAAGCCTGGCGAAAAGCCCTTGGCACTTGTGGGTCCCACCTCTTGGTAGTAACTCTCTTCTATGGAACCATCACAGCTGTCTATATCCAGCCCAACAGCTCTTATGCCCACAGTCAAGGAAAGTTCATAACCCTTTTGTACACTGTTGTAACTCCCACCCTTAACCCTCTCATTTACACTCTGAGAAACAAAGATGTAAAGGGGGCTTTAAAGAGGCTGGTACAGAAAGACAGAGCACAGCAGAGCGAGAAACTCTGA